Proteins encoded within one genomic window of Bos indicus x Bos taurus breed Angus x Brahman F1 hybrid chromosome 18, Bos_hybrid_MaternalHap_v2.0, whole genome shotgun sequence:
- the ORC6 gene encoding origin recognition complex subunit 6 isoform X2, which translates to MCLDLAASCMKCPLDRAYLIKLSGLNKKMYQSCLKSFECLLGLNSNIGIRDLAVQFSCTEAVNLASKILQSYESSLPQTQQVDLDLSRPLFTTAALLSACKILKLKVDRNKMAATSGVKKAIFDRLCKQLEKIGQQIDREAGDSVTPPQKKKKTVIEPSAKEIENVVETLPKPQKDEDLTQDYEEWKRNILENAARAQKAATQ; encoded by the exons ATGTGCCTGGACCTTGCAGCTTCCTGCATGAAGTGCCCCTTGGACAGG gCTTACTTAATTAAACTTTCTGGCTTGAACAAGAAGATGTATCAGAGTTGTCTTAAATCTTTTGAGTGTTTATTGGGCCTGAACTCAAATATTGGAATAAGAGACCTAGCAGTACAGTTTAGCTGCACAGAAGCAGTGAACTTGGCTTCAAAGATACTGCAAAG CTATGAGTCCAGTCTTCCACAAACACAGCAAGTGGATCTTGACTTATCTAGGCCGCTCTTCACCACTGCTGCCCTGCTCTCAGCTTGCAA GATTCTAAAGCTAAAGGTGGACAGAAATAAAATGGCAGCCACATCTGGAGTAAAAAAGGCCATATTTGATCGACTCTGTAAACAGTTAGAAAAGATTGGGCAGCAGATCGACA gaGAAGCTGGAGATTCAGTTACTCcaccacagaagaaaaagaagacagtgaTTGAACCTTCAGCAAAGG AAATAGAGAATGTAGTAGAGACCCTACCTAAACCGCAAAAAGATGAAGATCTGACACAAGATTATGAAGAATGGAAAAGgaacattttggaaaatgctgCCAGAGCACAGAAGGCTGCAACACAGTGA
- the ORC6 gene encoding origin recognition complex subunit 6 isoform X1: MESGLIRRLAPRLGIAEQEVLRKAEEYLRLSRVKCVGLSARTTETSNAVMCLDLAASCMKCPLDRAYLIKLSGLNKKMYQSCLKSFECLLGLNSNIGIRDLAVQFSCTEAVNLASKILQSYESSLPQTQQVDLDLSRPLFTTAALLSACKILKLKVDRNKMAATSGVKKAIFDRLCKQLEKIGQQIDREAGDSVTPPQKKKKTVIEPSAKEIENVVETLPKPQKDEDLTQDYEEWKRNILENAARAQKAATQ; the protein is encoded by the exons ATGGAGTCTGGTCTGATTAGGCGTTTAGCCCCGCGCCTGGGCATCGCCGAGCAGGAGGTGCTGAG GAAAGCGGAGGAGTACTTGCGACTGTCCCGTGTGAAGTGTGTTGGCCTGTCTGCACGAACCACAGAAACCAGCAATGCAGTCATGTGCCTGGACCTTGCAGCTTCCTGCATGAAGTGCCCCTTGGACAGG gCTTACTTAATTAAACTTTCTGGCTTGAACAAGAAGATGTATCAGAGTTGTCTTAAATCTTTTGAGTGTTTATTGGGCCTGAACTCAAATATTGGAATAAGAGACCTAGCAGTACAGTTTAGCTGCACAGAAGCAGTGAACTTGGCTTCAAAGATACTGCAAAG CTATGAGTCCAGTCTTCCACAAACACAGCAAGTGGATCTTGACTTATCTAGGCCGCTCTTCACCACTGCTGCCCTGCTCTCAGCTTGCAA GATTCTAAAGCTAAAGGTGGACAGAAATAAAATGGCAGCCACATCTGGAGTAAAAAAGGCCATATTTGATCGACTCTGTAAACAGTTAGAAAAGATTGGGCAGCAGATCGACA gaGAAGCTGGAGATTCAGTTACTCcaccacagaagaaaaagaagacagtgaTTGAACCTTCAGCAAAGG AAATAGAGAATGTAGTAGAGACCCTACCTAAACCGCAAAAAGATGAAGATCTGACACAAGATTATGAAGAATGGAAAAGgaacattttggaaaatgctgCCAGAGCACAGAAGGCTGCAACACAGTGA